One window of Mucilaginibacter inviolabilis genomic DNA carries:
- a CDS encoding inositol oxygenase family protein: MSKIIGTPEQGPLNSIEEWEDDLLVRYPDADAIAAGRDTQAYRDYEATTKDSVREFYRLQHINQTYEFVLQKKQQYLAFDKQEMTVWEAFDFLNQLVDDSDPDTDLDQLQHLLQTSEAIRADGRPDWMVLTGLFHDLGKVLCLFGEPQWAVVGDSYPVGCAFSDKIVYAQYFDQNPDYHDPRYNTKYGVYEPNCGLENVHMTWGHDEYIYHIMKPYLPEQALYMLRYHSFYPQHRENAYSHLMTPHDHQLFKSVDLFNPYDLYSKSPVPPDWKKLRPYYEDLVAKYLPATLKF, translated from the coding sequence ATGAGCAAGATAATCGGAACGCCTGAACAGGGGCCGCTAAATTCCATAGAAGAATGGGAAGATGATTTATTAGTTCGTTACCCCGATGCCGATGCCATAGCCGCCGGCAGGGATACGCAAGCATATCGTGACTACGAAGCTACCACAAAAGATAGTGTACGGGAGTTTTATCGCTTACAGCACATCAATCAAACCTATGAGTTTGTGTTGCAGAAAAAGCAGCAATACCTGGCGTTTGATAAACAAGAAATGACAGTTTGGGAAGCCTTTGATTTTTTAAATCAACTGGTTGACGACTCCGATCCGGATACCGATCTGGATCAGTTACAACACTTGCTGCAAACGTCAGAAGCTATCCGTGCAGATGGCCGCCCGGATTGGATGGTACTCACCGGCTTATTCCATGACCTGGGTAAAGTATTATGCCTTTTTGGCGAACCTCAATGGGCAGTGGTAGGCGATAGCTATCCGGTAGGATGCGCTTTTTCTGATAAGATCGTATACGCTCAGTATTTTGATCAGAATCCTGATTATCACGACCCTCGTTACAATACCAAATATGGTGTTTATGAACCAAATTGCGGTTTGGAGAACGTGCACATGACCTGGGGGCACGATGAGTACATTTACCATATCATGAAGCCTTATTTGCCAGAACAGGCCTTGTACATGCTTCGTTACCACTCATTTTATCCGCAGCACAGGGAAAATGCTTACAGTCATTTAATGACCCCACATGATCACCAGTTATTTAAATCGGTTGATCTGTTTAACCCATATGATCTTTATTCCAAGAGCCCCGTGCCACCGGATTGGAAAAAACTGCGCCCGTACTATGAAGATCTGGTTGCCAAATACTTACCGGCAACGCTGAAATTCTAA